The proteins below are encoded in one region of Polypterus senegalus isolate Bchr_013 chromosome 2, ASM1683550v1, whole genome shotgun sequence:
- the LOC120523134 gene encoding uncharacterized protein LOC120523134, with product MDQQVIANFKKFYTKALFQKCFQTTSETQLTLIQFWTERFNILSCLQLIEKAWKDVTLRALMSAWKKLLSKVVQEKDFEGFDPEPAPENDPVVEEIVNMAVSMGLEADSDDVEELVEEYNEELSTDELLAEQQRMAEQEISEDEGNEEVTEEIPSSVMKEMLAKWAELQTFAENHHPDKERTNRNIDLFNDGTMNFFRQLLKRRQRQTTMDMFAKRLKPNEPEAGGSALQTVPSRPR from the coding sequence ATGGACCAGCAGGTCATTGCTAACTTCAAGAAATTTTACACAAAGGCACTgttccagaagtgcttccaaaccACCAGTGAAACTCAATTAACCCTCATTCAGTTCTGGACGGAACGTTTCAATATCCTATCTTGCTTGCAGCTCATAGAAAAGGCATGGAAGGATGTAACTTTAAGAGCACTAATGTCAGCTTGGAAGAAACTGTTGTCTAAAGTTGTTCAGGAAAAAGACTTTGAAGGATTTGACCCTGAGCCTGCACCTGAGAATGACCCTGTGGTTGAGGAAATTGTGAATATGGCTGTGTCCATGGGTTTGGAGGCTGACAGTGATGATGTGGAGGAGTTAGTGGAAGAATACAATGAGGAGCTGTCCACTGATGAACTTTTAGCCGAGCAACAGAGGATGGCAGAACAGGAGATCTCTGAAGATGAAGGGAATGAAGAGGTGACGGAGGAGATTCCTTCTTCAGTAATGAAGGAAATGCTTGCAAAATGGGCAGAATTGCAAACATTTGCTGAAAACCATCACCCTGACAAAGAAAGGACCAACCGTAATATAGACTTGTTCAATGATGGCACAATGAATTTCTTCAGGCAATTATTAAAACGCAGGCAGAGGCAAACAACTATGGATATGTTTGCAAAGAGACTGAAGCCCAATGAGCCTGAAGCAGGTGGCAGTGCTTTACAGACTGTACCCAGTAGgcctagataa